Proteins found in one Arachis stenosperma cultivar V10309 chromosome 8, arast.V10309.gnm1.PFL2, whole genome shotgun sequence genomic segment:
- the LOC130944242 gene encoding inositol-tetrakisphosphate 1-kinase 3 isoform X2 has translation MLQAVAEMNFSDSYGKVGVPRQLVIKRDASGVPELVNRAGLNLPLVAKPLVADGSAKSHELSLAYEPYSLQKLEPPFVLQEFVNHGGVLFKVYIVGDAIKVVRRFSLPDVSKWEHSKDAGIYRFPRVSCAAASADDADLDPIVGELPPRPLLEKLATELRWRLGLRLFNLDMIREYGTRDRFYVIDINYFPGYGKMPEYEHIFTDFLLKLGNGKYKKKSG, from the exons ATGCTTCAGGCTGTTGCTGAGATGAACTTTTCTGATTCTTATG GGAAAGTTGGTGTTCCTCGGCAATTAGTTATCAAGAGAGACGCCTCAGGCGTCCCAGAGTTGGTCAACAGAGCTGGCCTGAATTTACCTCTAG TTGCAAAGCCACTGGTTGCCGATGGAAGTGCAAAGTCTCATGAATTATCCCTTGCTTATGAGCCATACTCTCTTCAAAAACTTGAACCTCCTTTTGTTCTTCAGGAGTTTGTCAACCATG GAGGTGTTCTCTTTAAAGTTTATATAGTTGGTGATGCAATAAAGGTTGTCAGACGGTTTTCATTACCTGATGTTTCCAAGTGGGAACACTCCAAGGATGCTGGCATATATCGTTTTCCAAGGGTTTCTTGTGCTGCAGCTTCAGCAGATGATGCGGATCTGGACCCCATTGTTGGTG AGCTGCCTCCAAGACCCCTACTTGAGAAGCTGGCTACAGAACTCCGATGGCGATTG GGTCTTAGATTATTCAACTTGGATATGATCCGCGAGTATGGAACTAGAGATCGGTTTTACGTCATCGACATAAACTACTTTCCGG GATATGGCAAAATGCCAGAATATGAACACATATTTACAGACTTCTTGTTGAAGCTGGGGAATGGGAAGTACAAGAAAAAATCAGGCTAA
- the LOC130945151 gene encoding 50S ribosomal protein 6, chloroplastic translates to MSTVSSIFGGRLVVAPVSSGGSRIPIGVGGVVIECSSRPKKKATAHHIKTRPRKTQPWDIKRKPTVYPPLPPLPPEWSVVIPAADDSDTPPPPPPPLAA, encoded by the coding sequence ATGTCGACGGTGTCAAGCATATTCGGTGGCAGATTGGTGGTGGCGCCGGTAAGCAGCGGCGGAAGTCGGATTCCGATTGGAGTAGGAGGAGTGGTGATAGAGTGCTCTTCTCGGCCGAAGAAGAAGGCAACGGCGCACCACATTAAGACAAGGCCACGTAAGACCCAGCCATGGGACATCAAGCGCAAGCCCACCGTATACCCTCCTCTCCCTCCTCTACCTCCTGAATGGTCCGTTGTTATTCCCGCCGCCGATGACTCCGAcactcctcctcctcctccgccGCCTCTTGCTGCTTAG
- the LOC130944242 gene encoding inositol-tetrakisphosphate 1-kinase 3 isoform X1: MRLMDEVEKEEEKVVEEVQDQWCPVVNAGFSSPKKFVVVGYALTSKKIKSFMQPKLEGLARNKGILFVAIDQNRPLSEQGPFDIVLHKLSCKEWRQVLEDYRQSHPEVTVLDPPDCIQHLRNRQHMLQAVAEMNFSDSYGKVGVPRQLVIKRDASGVPELVNRAGLNLPLVAKPLVADGSAKSHELSLAYEPYSLQKLEPPFVLQEFVNHGGVLFKVYIVGDAIKVVRRFSLPDVSKWEHSKDAGIYRFPRVSCAAASADDADLDPIVGELPPRPLLEKLATELRWRLGLRLFNLDMIREYGTRDRFYVIDINYFPGYGKMPEYEHIFTDFLLKLGNGKYKKKSG, translated from the exons ATGAGGCTGATGGATGAGGttgagaaggaggaggagaaggtAGTGGAGGAGGTTCAAGATCAATGGTGTCCGGTGGTGAATGCTGGATTCTCTTCGCCGAAGAAATTCGTAGTTGTTGGTTACGCTCTTACTTCAAAGAAGATTAAGAGCTTCATGCAGCCGAAGCTTGAAGGATTAGCTAg GAACAAGGGGATACTCTTTGTAGCCATTGACCAGAATAGGCCTCTTTCAGAGCAAGGTCCTTTTGATATAGTGTTACATAAG TTATCATGCAAAGAGTGGCGCCAGGTTCTTGAG GATTATAGACAATCACACCCAGAAGTTACTGTTCTGGATCCTCCTGATTGCATACAACATTTACGTAACCGTCAACACATGCTTCAGGCTGTTGCTGAGATGAACTTTTCTGATTCTTATG GGAAAGTTGGTGTTCCTCGGCAATTAGTTATCAAGAGAGACGCCTCAGGCGTCCCAGAGTTGGTCAACAGAGCTGGCCTGAATTTACCTCTAG TTGCAAAGCCACTGGTTGCCGATGGAAGTGCAAAGTCTCATGAATTATCCCTTGCTTATGAGCCATACTCTCTTCAAAAACTTGAACCTCCTTTTGTTCTTCAGGAGTTTGTCAACCATG GAGGTGTTCTCTTTAAAGTTTATATAGTTGGTGATGCAATAAAGGTTGTCAGACGGTTTTCATTACCTGATGTTTCCAAGTGGGAACACTCCAAGGATGCTGGCATATATCGTTTTCCAAGGGTTTCTTGTGCTGCAGCTTCAGCAGATGATGCGGATCTGGACCCCATTGTTGGTG AGCTGCCTCCAAGACCCCTACTTGAGAAGCTGGCTACAGAACTCCGATGGCGATTG GGTCTTAGATTATTCAACTTGGATATGATCCGCGAGTATGGAACTAGAGATCGGTTTTACGTCATCGACATAAACTACTTTCCGG GATATGGCAAAATGCCAGAATATGAACACATATTTACAGACTTCTTGTTGAAGCTGGGGAATGGGAAGTACAAGAAAAAATCAGGCTAA